One window of Psychrobacillus sp. FSL H8-0483 genomic DNA carries:
- a CDS encoding RNA polymerase sigma factor: MERQLIEEWFELYEKDVTSYLIYYTSSMDVQDLVQETFLRALKKISTYKESAHPKTWLITIAKNIVIDRSRKDKVWNRIKYFFREEESHSSNLERNILLGEMNKELYDAIAELPFKQREVIILRGILEMTSKQAGEIMGTNENHINVLYYRSLKKLKQILEEEGYVYEKGI; this comes from the coding sequence TTGGAAAGGCAACTGATAGAGGAATGGTTTGAGTTATATGAAAAGGATGTAACTAGTTATCTTATTTACTATACAAGTTCAATGGACGTCCAAGATTTAGTTCAAGAAACTTTTTTACGTGCTCTGAAGAAAATATCTACTTACAAGGAAAGTGCGCACCCCAAAACATGGTTAATAACAATTGCTAAAAATATAGTGATAGATCGCTCAAGAAAAGATAAAGTCTGGAATCGGATAAAATATTTCTTTCGGGAAGAAGAGAGCCATTCTTCTAACTTAGAAAGAAATATTCTTTTAGGAGAAATGAACAAGGAATTATACGATGCTATTGCGGAGCTGCCGTTTAAACAAAGAGAAGTAATTATTTTAAGGGGTATCTTGGAGATGACTTCTAAGCAAGCGGGCGAAATAATGGGGACGAATGAAAACCACATAAATGTACTCTATTATCGTTCTTTAAAAAAACTAAAGCAAATTTTAGAAGAGGAGGGGTATGTGTATGAAAAGGGAATATAA
- the proS gene encoding proline--tRNA ligase, with protein sequence MTNQQQNDFTKWYIDTIQKADLMDYTPVRGCIAFKPDGFEIWEHIQAEMNRRFKETGHRNAYFPMLIPESFFQKEKDHIEGFAPELPWVTEAAGEKLEERLALRPTSETMIGHLYSDWIKSYRDLPVLINQWANVFRWEKKTLPFIRTSEFLWQEGHTAHVDEEDARKETMQMLNIYKEVVEELLAIPVYDGQKTPSERFAGAVDTYSIEAMMKDGKAVQAGTSHYLGTKFAEAFDIKYLNKENKHQHVHTTSWGTSTRLIGSVIMVHGDEQGLVLPPRVAPTQVVLIPVGPWKKNPAIMEKLDEVFAALKAKGIRVRLDDSDQSPGFKFNEWELKGVPVRVELGPRDLENNQVLMKARDLTEKESVDLATIVERLEEELKTMQTRLLEKARTFRDANSHTHVDSMEQLKQHLEDSAEKGEIPGWILAGWCGDDACEEHVKEETKFTTRNIPFSPPTEKSTCINCGKEAKHSVWFGRAY encoded by the coding sequence ATGACAAATCAACAGCAAAATGATTTTACAAAATGGTATATCGATACGATTCAGAAAGCGGATTTAATGGATTACACTCCAGTTCGTGGGTGTATCGCGTTTAAACCAGATGGCTTTGAAATTTGGGAGCATATTCAAGCAGAAATGAACAGACGCTTTAAAGAAACTGGGCATCGTAATGCTTACTTCCCAATGCTTATTCCAGAGTCTTTCTTCCAAAAAGAAAAGGATCATATCGAAGGATTTGCTCCTGAGCTTCCTTGGGTAACAGAAGCTGCTGGTGAAAAACTAGAAGAGCGTTTAGCATTACGTCCAACATCTGAAACGATGATTGGTCATTTATATTCTGACTGGATTAAAAGCTATCGTGATCTACCAGTTTTAATTAACCAATGGGCAAATGTATTCCGATGGGAAAAGAAAACTCTTCCTTTCATTCGTACTTCTGAATTTTTATGGCAAGAAGGGCATACTGCGCATGTAGATGAAGAAGATGCACGAAAAGAAACAATGCAAATGTTAAATATCTACAAAGAGGTTGTAGAAGAGCTTTTAGCTATTCCAGTATACGATGGTCAGAAAACACCTTCTGAGCGCTTTGCTGGGGCTGTAGATACTTATTCAATTGAAGCGATGATGAAGGATGGAAAAGCTGTTCAAGCTGGAACATCACATTACTTAGGTACAAAATTTGCAGAAGCGTTTGATATCAAATATTTAAATAAAGAAAACAAACACCAACATGTGCATACAACATCATGGGGAACTTCTACACGGTTAATCGGTTCTGTTATTATGGTGCATGGTGACGAGCAAGGGCTTGTATTGCCACCACGTGTTGCACCAACACAAGTTGTATTGATACCAGTTGGACCATGGAAGAAAAATCCGGCTATTATGGAAAAATTAGATGAGGTATTTGCAGCATTAAAAGCAAAAGGTATTCGTGTACGTCTAGATGATTCAGATCAATCTCCTGGATTTAAATTTAATGAATGGGAGCTTAAAGGTGTTCCGGTACGTGTTGAATTAGGGCCTCGTGATTTAGAAAACAATCAAGTACTAATGAAAGCACGTGATCTGACTGAGAAAGAATCTGTAGATCTGGCAACTATCGTAGAGCGTCTAGAAGAAGAGCTGAAAACGATGCAAACTCGTTTGTTAGAAAAAGCTCGTACATTCCGTGATGCCAACTCTCATACACATGTAGATTCAATGGAACAGTTGAAACAGCATTTGGAGGATTCAGCAGAAAAAGGCGAAATTCCTGGATGGATTTTAGCAGGTTGGTGTGGAGACGATGCTTGTGAAGAGCATGTGAAGGAAGAAACGAAATTCACTACTCGTAACATTCCATTTAGTCCACCAACTGAAAAATCAACTTGTATCAACTGTGGAAAAGAAGCAAAACACTCTGTATGGTTCGGTAGAGCATACTAA
- a CDS encoding VOC family protein: MKLGAFSVSLNVKDINASKAFYEKLGFQSLGGDISQNWLIMKNEDTIIGLFQGMFEKNILTFNPGWNSNAENLESFTDIRELQKQLKQKGIKMLTEADETTEGPAHFTIVDPDGNQILLDQHR; encoded by the coding sequence ATGAAACTAGGTGCGTTTTCGGTAAGTTTAAATGTCAAAGATATTAATGCTTCAAAAGCATTTTATGAAAAACTTGGATTTCAATCCCTTGGAGGCGATATTTCTCAAAATTGGCTTATCATGAAGAATGAAGATACCATAATTGGTTTATTCCAAGGAATGTTTGAGAAAAATATTCTAACCTTTAATCCCGGATGGAATAGCAATGCCGAAAATCTTGAATCTTTTACTGACATTCGCGAACTCCAAAAACAGCTTAAACAAAAAGGAATAAAAATGCTGACCGAAGCAGATGAAACAACCGAAGGACCTGCACATTTTACAATAGTAGATCCAGATGGTAATCAAATTCTTCTAGATCAACATAGATAA
- a CDS encoding DUF6254 family protein, producing the protein MLRFCKQVQNPHGKIKSLKQLAEEVGKEEVIEFLLLLGQPLASLNFVPLGGK; encoded by the coding sequence ATTTTAAGATTCTGTAAGCAAGTACAAAATCCGCATGGTAAGATAAAATCATTAAAGCAACTTGCTGAAGAAGTAGGAAAAGAAGAGGTTATTGAGTTTCTGCTCCTATTGGGGCAGCCACTAGCCAGCTTGAATTTCGTCCCATTGGGTGGTAAGTAA
- a CDS encoding nucleotidyltransferase-like protein, whose translation MEALLRPIYQERASDPNTLGIILVEKREEVSPMTDTFDSILFIITSESNQPVYTKHYTYNDKKAALHIFTQKQLRKWLILGTNPKMVDWLINGRVVFDRNEYLEGLKQELYEFPINGRKARMGIEFAKLSRRYLEGKLFFEQLNFLDAYNHIIDSLHHLARLAVFENGMHPEIMVWKQVKQLDPSIYKLYDELISSEESLEKRLELLFLASDFLIHSRTKDGAQHILEVLSLKEFWTIQEIHEQEELKNYSVDLEVFIEFLVDKGFILIEKQPTKSNEIMHRYYKIKA comes from the coding sequence TTGGAAGCGTTATTGAGACCGATTTATCAAGAAAGAGCAAGTGATCCAAATACATTGGGAATTATATTAGTGGAAAAGCGAGAAGAAGTCAGCCCTATGACAGATACGTTTGATTCCATCTTATTTATAATAACGAGCGAGTCAAACCAGCCTGTTTATACAAAGCATTACACGTATAACGATAAAAAAGCGGCTCTCCATATTTTTACACAGAAGCAATTAAGAAAATGGCTAATACTTGGTACAAACCCTAAAATGGTTGATTGGCTTATCAATGGGAGAGTTGTTTTTGACCGTAATGAATATTTAGAAGGCTTAAAACAAGAGTTATATGAATTTCCGATAAACGGGAGAAAAGCAAGAATGGGAATTGAATTCGCTAAGCTTTCTAGAAGATATTTAGAAGGTAAACTATTTTTCGAACAGTTGAATTTCCTTGATGCATACAATCATATAATAGATTCTCTTCACCACTTAGCCCGTTTAGCTGTATTCGAGAATGGGATGCATCCGGAAATTATGGTCTGGAAACAAGTAAAACAATTAGATCCTTCAATTTATAAGTTATATGATGAACTTATTTCTAGTGAGGAATCATTAGAGAAAAGATTAGAGTTATTATTTTTAGCTAGTGATTTCTTAATTCATTCAAGAACTAAAGATGGAGCCCAACACATATTAGAGGTTTTATCTTTAAAAGAATTTTGGACTATCCAAGAAATACATGAACAAGAAGAACTAAAGAATTATTCTGTAGATCTAGAGGTTTTTATTGAGTTTTTAGTAGATAAAGGATTTATTTTAATCGAAAAACAACCAACAAAAAGTAATGAAATCATGCATAGATACTACAAAATAAAGGCTTAA
- a CDS encoding YgzB family protein, producing the protein MKPYKNKINRIRSFALGLIFFGFIIMYGAIFFRENAILVTIFMTLGLLSIIGSTAVYGWIGLLSTKAVQVVCPNCGKHTKVLGRVDMCMYCKEPLTLDPSLEGQEFDANLNRKK; encoded by the coding sequence ATGAAACCCTATAAAAATAAAATAAATCGAATACGTTCCTTTGCATTAGGCCTAATATTCTTTGGATTTATTATAATGTATGGAGCCATATTTTTTAGAGAAAATGCTATATTAGTAACTATCTTTATGACTCTAGGATTACTTTCCATTATCGGAAGTACTGCTGTATACGGTTGGATAGGTTTATTATCCACTAAAGCTGTACAAGTAGTCTGCCCAAATTGTGGGAAACACACTAAAGTTTTAGGTAGAGTAGATATGTGTATGTATTGTAAAGAACCTTTAACGCTTGATCCATCTCTTGAAGGACAAGAGTTCGATGCCAATTTAAATAGAAAGAAATAA
- the perR gene encoding peroxide-responsive transcriptional repressor PerR encodes MTEVHLRDALDTLKSTGVRITPQRHAILEFIIQSMSHPTADDIYKALETKFPSMSVATVYNNLRVFREAGLVKELTYGDSSSRFDFITNDHYHMICNACGKIVDFHYPGLDEVEHLASHLTGFDVSSHRMEIYGTCPTCKEHGTKVQ; translated from the coding sequence ATGACGGAAGTACATTTAAGAGATGCTTTAGATACATTAAAATCAACTGGTGTACGTATTACACCTCAGCGCCATGCGATATTGGAATTCATTATACAATCCATGTCACATCCCACTGCGGACGATATATATAAAGCACTTGAAACAAAATTTCCAAGCATGAGCGTTGCGACTGTATATAATAACTTACGTGTATTTAGAGAAGCTGGCTTAGTAAAAGAATTAACGTATGGTGATTCATCTAGTAGATTCGACTTTATCACGAATGATCATTATCATATGATTTGCAATGCATGCGGTAAAATAGTGGACTTCCACTATCCAGGATTAGATGAGGTAGAACATTTAGCTTCTCATTTAACTGGTTTTGATGTAAGTTCTCATCGTATGGAGATTTACGGAACTTGTCCTACATGTAAAGAGCATGGAACAAAAGTTCAATAA
- a CDS encoding D-2-hydroxyacid dehydrogenase, translated as MNILFSFLPKEEQQANLRNDFPKAVFTFQKGLDKEALKTADIFVTYGEDLHANDIETAEELKWIMVASAGMEKMPLMEIANRQIVVTNVRGIHKTPMAESILAHILSIKKSLPLVAENQRKGEWSKRVPSSELLGSKALILGPGAIGGEVGRILQAFGVQTIGCNRSGQAAPYMDEMTSFENLTEALPFADFVISILPSTELTKGLLTYEHFQSMKPTTLFMNFGRGDVVKEDVLLRAIREECIAFVVLDVFEKEPLYEGHPFWEMNNVIVSPHISSHSSQYVVRALEIFSRNLTEWMLGSNHLENLIDMERGY; from the coding sequence ATGAATATATTATTTTCTTTTTTACCTAAAGAAGAGCAGCAAGCTAATTTAAGAAATGATTTTCCAAAAGCGGTATTTACCTTTCAAAAAGGCTTAGATAAAGAAGCGTTAAAAACAGCTGATATTTTTGTTACGTATGGTGAAGACTTACATGCCAATGATATCGAAACAGCTGAAGAGTTGAAGTGGATTATGGTTGCATCGGCTGGAATGGAAAAAATGCCTTTAATGGAAATAGCTAACCGTCAAATTGTTGTAACGAATGTCAGAGGGATTCACAAAACTCCTATGGCAGAGTCAATACTGGCACATATTCTCTCTATAAAAAAATCACTTCCACTGGTTGCAGAGAATCAACGTAAAGGTGAATGGTCTAAGCGGGTGCCTTCTTCTGAATTATTAGGCTCAAAAGCATTAATTTTAGGGCCTGGTGCAATAGGTGGTGAGGTAGGAAGGATACTGCAAGCTTTTGGAGTTCAGACGATTGGGTGCAATCGTAGTGGACAAGCAGCACCATACATGGATGAAATGACTTCTTTTGAAAATCTTACTGAGGCCTTACCATTTGCAGATTTTGTGATTTCCATATTACCAAGTACAGAATTAACTAAAGGATTGTTGACGTATGAGCATTTTCAGTCTATGAAGCCTACTACTCTATTTATGAATTTTGGTAGAGGAGATGTTGTCAAGGAAGACGTGCTACTCCGTGCAATAAGAGAGGAATGTATCGCTTTTGTAGTCTTAGATGTTTTTGAAAAAGAGCCGCTATACGAAGGTCATCCATTTTGGGAAATGAATAATGTTATTGTATCGCCTCATATTTCTAGTCACTCCTCTCAATATGTTGTGCGGGCTCTTGAGATTTTTTCAAGAAATTTAACAGAATGGATGCTCGGTAGTAACCATTTGGAAAATTTAATTGATATGGAAAGAGGTTATTAA